CAACTGCTTTTACATAATTTATAATACTTTAGGCATTGGTCTCATAAATATAGTACAAACACTTTACACATGCGAAGCAATAAAGagctttcccccaaaatattaaaGTCTTACTAGAACTACTGACGGCACCTGTTGTCAGTCAGTCATGCTCAAGTTTAAATTTAGAAAGTTTTAGCTAGGTTCTCTTCGACCACCATTTTTAATAGTAAAAATGCTTACTAAAAACAAataggtgcttataaatgtatcaGTTTGCCTTTAAATGATTAAGCCAGCATGAAAAGGTAAGATTGTCTATGGTTTAAAATTCATTGCTTGTTTGTTCATAATACCTTTAAATAAAAAGTGCAAGTGGGATCTGGGGACTGGATGGGCTGATTTGCTCATTTTTATCAGTAACTTATTTTGTAGCCATCTACAACCAATTGCCTCACTGTACTTTGGATTAGCtacaattatatttaaaataatgcttATTATAACAATTGAAAGGGTAGCAGAATAGCCTTAAAATTAAAGTCACTATTTCAACAGGGCtgtttcttcccccttcctcATCCCTCTGGACCACGAAAGTGCTCATTTCCCTTTTACAAAAAACATTACATATAATGGTGATTACAAAACTATTAAACATTTCAGTCCTACCATCCATATGTCAACATTCCTTTCACGCAAGGCCAAAGAACTGATGATGGATTCCCTTTGAATACAAGAGACACTATATATGTTGTAAGTAAACAGGCTGACATTATCATGACTGCAGTCTCTTCTGTGAGCATACAGATGTCAGATGAGCTGGTCCATTTTTGTGGGACCTTGAAGTATGAACATCAGGCAGATAAGTTCTAAGACCAATAATATATACCCAACATAAACTATTAGCTTCCAAGACCACCTACTTTCAAAACAAGTCTGATTTTCTAAAGCATCAGTCAACAACAGCTGCGTTTTGTCACTGAAGGCTGTCTTCTAAGTTTGAAGCCCTTACCGCTAGATGGGGGGTTGGTGTCAGTTGATGGAATTCTACGAcctataaagagaaaaaaaaaaagtttttagcaAGAGTTACATTAATTATTGAAACCACTTTTACAGAGCATCTGATATTTGCAAAAGCGTTTAATCCAATGGATTGGACTTTGGAGGGAGCCCCTTGTAAGGGCAGGTTCCCTTCTTTCCTGAATAGATATGGGGCTTTTAGGACTCCTCAtgcctgctctggcccctttTCTCTGTGTAAAAGTGCCAGAGTAGTGCATCAGATCTCACCCTATATCCCTAAGCTTAATGCTTAAACAACATGATCTGGTTTGGCATTTTTCAAGCATCAACATTTATTCAAAATCAACTAAATGCATAAGAAAAATAGCTTCCTGATTTCCTTAGTTATAAAAGAATCGAAGTTGTCGTTAAAGTCAGtagtaaacaaaatatttaattacttCCATGAGTCTTTAAATTTGTTTTAGTTTAAAGTAAAAAACATTAAATAGCTTCACAATCATTTGACAACTCTGATGTGTCTATGCAAGGATTGCCTCTAATTTTATACTGTTTACTTGACTCAAAAGACAAAAGCTGAGAGATATTTGCACATAAGTGTCCAGTATTTATTATAGCCATCTGAATTACAATTCCAATCCTCACTATAAGAGTGCAGTACTGCACTGTATTCCCTTGTGGGTACTGTTTGCATTTCTTCCATGTAAAAGTCAATTTGGAATAAtgtagaaaaaaattatttgtggtCTAATTGAGGGACAGGGTGATCAAAAATTTCCTAAAGGGAATCCACacaaaaatgctttgttttaaatcACATTTAGTAATTGTGTGATAATTACACAATTACTACTCCCCATTAGCCAATGATGCTTTGGATAATACATTCCCCTAATCAAATCTAAACACGGTACTCTGATTGGAAATACTATTTCCACTTCTGTATTTGTGAAGGTTTTGGTATCCCTCATGCATTTTCTTCCCTCACCCTTCAGTGACCTTGAACTACTAATTGAAACATTCACCAACAGACAGGGTAAGATGACACTGACTTTTATGACAGTGACCTGCTTGCTATTTATCCTGTGATGTGGATCATCATAGTAGGTTTAGAATCTCTAGGCAGAAGCTTTTAGAGGTCATAAGAGGACCAGAAAACAGCAGTTCATCTTGCAGTCTTGTATCCCTACCAGTGGTGACAAATATGAACCCAATGTACTCTCAGCAAACTAGAACTACAAACTAATGCAGTAGTCAAGTTTCTGCTTAGGCTTCCTTCAGAGAAAAAAAGTGTTAACTAAAGAAGTACTTACTAATTTCTATAAAGAGTTCATTTATGTTAATTGCATTTTTAGCACTGGTCTCTACAAATATGGCATGGATGGAATCTGCATAGTCTTTAGCGTCTTTTTCCATGACTtctctaaaaagaaaagaaaacattgtgAACAAAGCAGAAACATTAATTATCCCAATTTTAGAAAAATTGGCTCTCTACTTAACAGTAATTTCAAAAAGTGATTTAGTGTCAACTGTTTGGCATCCCATTCCTCATGGAGAGGTCAATTTCTATCCTCAGCTCTTCTTTTATGTAATCCCAAGAACCGGACAATAGTGTGGCCTGAACAACAGTATTTGGACAGCACCATCATATAAATTCAACAGCCACCACCATTTTCCTCTCTGGAAAATATGGATGTGTTTTCTTAAGAGTGCCAGAATGCAACTCTGAAGTCAgccgaggggggagggagggctttaTTCTCAGAAAAACAGCTCAAATTATCGGAAAAAAACATGTTACTTCTAATATCCATCTCATTCAGTAGGAATCCAGACTTTGCTTACAAACCCTAATATCCTGCATCACAGCAATGTTCTGTACAAGCAGAGTTTAAAACGTTCAGATTGTACAGACAAAAGAGACAGGAAATGTAAAGGTTCCCACAGGCATCTGAGCCATACTACATGGCACACCCTATATATTTTATGGTAGATATTTAACACTAATGTCAAGctccacatttattgtaaatgtgAGTAGAAAATACATACAAATTAATTTTGCTTTGAGAGGTCAGGAAACTAAAGTTAACTAGGAAAAATCGgtacctaccttttcgtaactgttgttcttcgagatgtgttgctcatgtccattccattctaagTGTGTCGTGCCCACATGAGCGgtcgtcagagatttttgccttagcggtatccgtagggtcggCAGTGGTGCCCCCTTAAGTGCCACgctcatgtgtcagtatatcaGGTGCCGCCGGCCCTACGTCCTCTCGGTTCCTTCGGATGGAGCGACCACTAGTGGTGAgacgagaaggtcctgctgaggcgatctgcaaACACATTCCTAGTCCTGGGCAGCTGTGTGgctaccagatgaatggcatgccGCACACAAAAGTCCCAAAGGTGGATAGCTTCTTGGCAAAGGGTCAACGACCTGGAtctgccctgcctgttgatgtaatacatcgcgGCAATATTGTTAGTGaggacctgcaccaccttgcccCTCAGGTGGGGTGAGAAAGCCTGGCAGGCCAAGCAAGCCGctttgagctccctgacattgatatgGAGGGCCAGATAGTCTCGCAGCCGGCAGCCTTGCGTGCTGAGCttgcccaggtgggctccccagtcCAGGTCCGAAGCATCGGAGATCAGGGTCAGCaacagggctggggctgcgatGGGAACTCCCTGCAACACCGACCCGGGGTTCATCCACCAATCCAGGGATGATAGGATGTGATCTGGCACCCTGACTATTCGGTCTAGGTTGTGCCTGTTGGGAATGTAAACTAATGCCAGCCATACTTGCAGAGACCAGAGATGGAGCCGGGCATGACTGACCACGTATGTACAGGCAGCCATGTGGCTCAACAACCACAGGCAGGTGTGAGCCATGGTGAGCAGGCTGTTCTTCACATAGGAGATCAGGTCCGGCATGGCCTGAAAACACGCCTCcggaaggaaggctctggctcgCGTGGAGTTGAGCACCACCCCAATTAACTCTATTAATTGGACTGGCCTTAAGGTGgattttttcttgtttaccaaTAGGCCCGGGTTGCGGCAGGTGGAACGCACCAGATCGAGGCTTCTCTGTACTTGTTCCcgagacctgcccttgatgagccaatcgtcgagatacgggaagatctggacccctcAACGTCTCAGGTAAACGGCTACTGgtgccatacattttgtgaagacCCTTGGGCCCAATCAGAGGCCAAAGGGGAGCGCCGTGAATTGGAAATGGCATCCGCCCACAATGAAATGGAGGAAATGTCTGACCTTCGCTTATTTCCATATTcctccttcaagtcgagggtggcgtaccagtctcccggatccagggaggggatgatggaggccagggagaccatgcgaaacttcaacttcttgagagacttgttgaagCGTCACAGGTCCAGAatggtctgaggcccccttttgctttcgggattaggaaataatgggagtagaacccctttCCTGTCATGTCCCAAGGGACCTCCTGCACCGCCCCTAGGCGCAGGAGGTTCTCGACCTCTTAaatgaggagttgctcatgagaagggtctgtgaagaggaagaggaaaaagggtgggagaatgggagggaggggtggccgAAAACTGCAGGGTGTAGCCTTGTGACACTGTCCAGCACCCAGCAGCCCGAGATGACCCGCACCCAGGCAGAGCGATAGGAACGAAGACAGTCAAGGAAAGAACAGGGTGGATCCTGGGAGTtgactggcggggggggggggggagggaggggagtgtaGCTAGGAGGGGAAGTCGCTCTCGAGCGCACCCTCAAAATAGCGCTTCTGGCCCCCAGGCCGGGCTGCTCAGGTGAGCGGGAGGAGGAAGGGCGGCGGCGGTTGTAACTTATGTCCCTATCCCTTCCCCTTGAAGGCCCCGGACGACGCTGCCAAGGCCTTGGCGGCAAGGGCAGCCAGAACTGTTCCTGGGCAGACTAGGGCTTATGCATGCCCAGCGAGTGAAGGGTGGCCCGAGTGTCTTTTCATCCATGCAGCCTCGCATCCATCTGCTCTGAAAAAAGACCGTTCCCATtgaatgggaggtcctggatcgAGGTCCGCATCTCTTGGGAGAGGCCGGTGGTCTGAAGCCACGAGCTGCGCCCCATAACCACTGCCGAAGCAGCCACCTAGCTGCCAAGTCAGCCATGTCCTACGTCATTTGGAGGGAGCACTTAGCCACCGTGGTGCCCTCCTCCACCCGGTACCGAATTCTTGGGCTAAACCCTGCGGGAGGTACTCCTTGAACTTATGGAGGGAGTCCCATAAGTTAAAATTGTATCTGCCTAGGAGGGCCTGATGTTTTGCCACCTGGAATTGCAGGCTGGCAGTTGAATAAATTTTCCTCCCAAACAAGTCCAGTCTTTTGTCCTCTGTGTTTTTGAGAGTTGAGCTGGTGAGCCCCTGCTTGTCTTTTTCATTGGCTGCAGAGACAACTAGTgagcctgggggagggtgggtatAAAGATATTTAAATCCTTTGGCTGGGACAAAGTACTTCTTTTTGGCCCTTCTGCAGGTGGGAGGGATAGATGACGGGGTTTGCCAGAGGGCCTTGGGAATTTTGAGGACTGCTAGTGCGACACAGGCAGAAGTAGAGGCTGAGAGGACGTCGAACAAGGTGTCTGACTGCTCGGCCATCTCCTCCACCTCTAGGCCCAAGTTCTCGGCCACCCGTCAAAGCAGGGCCTGGTGTTCTTTAAAATCATCTGGCGGGCTGGCCCTTGAGGGTTCTGCAACCGCCTCGTCCGGGAACGAAGACGATGACTATACCACCAGGGGAGGCCCGGGGGCATAgtctcctgtgggggagggaggtttaaGGGTGGGTGCAGTCTCCTCTGCCTCGACCTCTTAGCGTGCCTCATGCACCCAGCCCAGTGCCATCGGTGCTGCTAACTGATGCTCTGAGGTGGTGGCAGATGAGCGGTGCAAAGGGGGCATTGCCATGACCAGCACTCCCCATGTGCTCCCATAAGGCCACTGCGCTGGCCACTGGCCGTGCTGCCAAGACGGTGCCGTTGATGTCAACATGGCCCCAGGTGCCCTATTGCACAGGTGGAGTCTGGGTGAGGAGCTGAACTGCCCTTCCATGCTGGAGGAATTCAGGGGCCATCGCCGCCTGAGTCTGCCTGCTGACCGTCGCCGACTGGTGCCCAGAATAAGAGGATCGGTGCCAGTATCGAGCGGCCCAGTACTGGTGGGACTGGAGATGCGACAGGGAGTGCTCCCACGGGGCAGGCGAGCAAAATCTGTGCCAAGACGACGACTGACGGGAGGGCCAACAGTGCTGGTAGTATGGAGACCGGTGCCTCCCTTTAGGCGATCTGTGTTGAGACGGTGGGGACCACGATCGTGGTGCTGGTGACCAAGGGCGAGCCCCAGAGGATCTGAGATGCAACTCCACCAATCTGCGGTGCAGAGGTGGAGACGCTGTCTTGTCTCGGGGGGATCAGTGGCATTCTACTGCCCCCTGAAGGTTCTTAGCGGCTGGCTTGCCCTCGTGGGGAGCCTTTCCCATTTCCTGTGGCACGTGCTGTGTCGGTGGCGTGGGTGGAGGCCTCTGCTCTCTCGGCGCTGCGGGAGCTTGGGAAGGCATCGGTGCAGTCAGGGGTTTGGGTCCCATACCGCTCCCAGGAGTTGGTGGTGGACCTTTTAACGGGCTAAGAGCCCCAACCGGGGAGGCATGTATACATGGCTCTGGAGTGGCCAGGCGGCCCGAATTGGGTCTCTTGCCTGATGACCCATGACTTTTGCTTGGTGCCAGGGAGCCGTacttctttgctttctttttgggCACCGACaacggggagcggtgccgggcGGAGCCGGGTGCTGGGGGTTCACTGAGGCCAAGGTACTTGGTGAGTCTTGGCGGGACAGCTCAGAAGCCGGACAAAAGGCAGACTCCATGATGAGAGCTCGCAAACGAATATCCTGCTCCAAGTCCTGGGCCGAAAGTTTTTACAAATACGGCACGTGTGATTCCGCCAAGCACTTGaggcagctgctatgggggtcacttacaggcataggcctgttacagTCCATGCAGGGCTTAAACCCGGGAGACCGGGGCATGGTCGCCTGGGGAAAAGTCCCCGCTGGGACTATAACTTTAACTACTAACTACACTTAACTACTTAACGCTAACTactataaacaaactatttacaaggtCCTAAGGCTTGAAGTCAGTAGAGACAAAACCGCTAGCCCTTGCTATGCAAGAAAGGCGCTCTGACTAACCagcatgggcggtaagaaggaactaagaAGGTGTAGGGCCGGCGGTGACTGATATACTAACGCATGAGTGCAGCACTCGAGGGGGCGCCACTGccgaccctacggataccgctaaggcaaaaatctctgatggCCGCGCACGTGGGCgcacgcacacctagaatggaatcgacatgagcaagcactcaaagaagaactattGATGCCACATTACTGTATTATTTTTGCATTCAGTTGTCTTTATGTTCAGTGTGCATGCTGTCTTGCCTAGTCAGGCTTTAGTCAGCAGTTATTAATATGCATTGAGAAGTGCACATTTCAGGGAAACATGCATGCTCTCAACCTCCTGAAAGCAATGCAAACTCTCAGACTCAGTGAAATTGTCTATTGTCAATACCCAGTACAATTTTCAAACACATCAAAACACCTTATTGATTTCTAaccatttttttctccaaaactGGTCAAGGACATGTTTCTCACAAAGGACTCTATGTTCCAAGTTTCATATTCAACTGTTTCCAAGTTGTCTGTGTTTTATAAAATACAGTGCACTATAGTCACGCTCCTGCCCCAGCAaatcacacccacccacccatcaaaAAACCAACACTACCTGAGGCTTTAAGAGAATACTTCCCCTTAGGgcagaatttcagccaaaaatggAATTAAAGTGCAAATATAATGGAaactgctctaataaatttgttagtctctaaggtgccacaagtactcctgttataatgGAAACTGTTCTGCAACTTTAGTTACAGTGTGACTGGCAGTAAGTGCTAAAATTCCTTAAGTCACAATGCTATTtcacattactcctgggggaattctgtgctactgcatgcgtgcataattaatgagccatgcatatttttaattttttgtgcagaaaaaagcttctgctgaaatgttgctgcagttccaccttttgcccaccagagggtgctatggtgcaggaacagcagcagctcccagccagctagcAAAGAGAAAGAACCTGCCTTCTTCGCAGCAcctgccaggccaggccagggactatggggagacagacagtgtgGGGTGCTggccgggggtggtggtggggggggaagggattagacaggggctcataagggttagtgggggaggacagactgaggcaggggctgaatggaagtggaggcacagggccacaggggggagagaggtgcagggccacatcgtgattggggaagggagcagagctaCACAGGGACAGgagagtggctgggtgggggggcagagtcaCATggagacagggggagggggtgcagggccacatgggggtgcagggatacATGGGGACAGGGatagatgtgcctgactgaatgggagaggctaggggtcagccaatgtttgcatgggggaagctccctaacaatctctctctgcccccccaaaatacctgttccatacttttcccacccataacCAACAatcctccaagttcacacccaggctccttcacagcaatttacttccctctccctgagCTCTTCCATTACCCCGACTCTCCCAAGCctctgcactgcttctgaggggtgcaatacggttctgtattgtagtttatatgaattattactcagagctCTGTATTAagatgcctagtaaggaatctatatgtcaaaaacatttcttgaatcttttttgttgtctgtattgttagacatacttgctgacaggtattctgaaataaatgaccaaaaataattgaaactggtatgattatattgtgttattttgacaaataaaatatgcagaattttaaaatattgtgtgcagaatttttatttattggcgcagaattcccccaggagtatcacATGTAGGTTTAAATAGTTTCGATCTTAAAATTATAATTCTAGTCAATAAAATTGAAATTTCTAGAGTAGCATGTACACTGCATATGGCAGCAAAGTCCTAAGTCAGACTGCCAAAAGTCATACAAAACCATCAGCATTTTAAGTATTATACTGATTAAAGTTCAGGAGCACTCATCAGTTTCAATGGGGAGTAGCGTGTGCACAACTTATGGTGTTATCAGGCCCCAAACCATCAGGAGGGACAGAACTAGGTTTGGCTTCACCAACACCAAGGACCACTACAAAGCATGCAGTATTTGACTtacaaatatttagtttttagtCATTTACTTCATATCAATTCATTCTTGGAGAATATAAACATGTTTCTTCAAGATTTATATTGGTGTTCGTTAGGTAACTGAaattttagtattttttaaaataccagtGACTGAATTGTGCAGTCCTATCTCCCTTGGGATCAATGTCAACCAACTTTGCAATGGCTCTTTAAAAACCATATCTGCCTGTTTTAGCTCAGATCCCAGCTGTGGTAGTAAAATATAAACAAAGGAGAGGCGTGTGAGCAGGTGCCTTTCCCAACCTGCTCTGAAAAGAGTCCACACACTATGTAGAATCCAAACTCATTCCTTTTGGGGCTTGGCTTCATTAACCGGACATCAGTAATAAAGAAGTTGAGTTCAAACCTTTTCCAAGACTTGGACGCCTCTAGAATTCCTTCCTCAGGACTTCAGCCCATGTTCTAGATCCACTTTCCCCAGAGCAGCTCCCACCCTCTTTTATATTGGTCGGGGTAACAAGGTACTTGAATCAGCAAGTCAGCAAAAACCCACTTAAATTTTCCCAGAAGGATCAACATTTGCCAATAAGATGAAGTGTTGCAGACATCGCAAGTCTTTCTAAAATGGGCATGACATCTTgtactagtttttaaaaaaagacttgcaTTTTTTAATTACTATACATCTTTCATGGCTTGGTAAATCCCTTAATCTTCCTAACAAATATTTAGTACCATCACCTTGTATCTGAATTTATACCTGCACTGAACTGACATCAATTTACCTTACATCATTAAGGTCACACTTATTTCCCGCAATAGCTACAACAATGTTTGGAGGTCCATGTTGTCGAAGTTCTTTCACCCAGTTCTTTAATGTTGAGAAGGTTTCCTGGTATGGAGAAGGGAGACAGAATTAAGATTCAGAACTGGCCAAATAAAACATACATGAGTGTTTGTAGAACTATATTGCAAACCATCTCCTCTTACCTCTTTTGTGATGTCATAAACTATAATAGCTGCTGCTGAGCCTCGGTAGTACATTGGTGCTAAAGCACGGAACTGTAGGGAGAAACATCATATAGAATGGATTTAATGCTGTGCCAAAGATCATGTGGCTCATTGACCAGTTAATCCAATTTTCACTGCTCTAGTATAGGAAAAGAGTTTAGGTTAGTGGAAAATGTATCCTTAAATTTACAAAGGGACTGCCAGTAGGATATAAAAGCTTCACATGAAGCAATCTTAGCCAAAGGCTAGCCAGTGAACATTTTTGGGTGCTAGTAGTGCAAGATTACTATAATACAATGGACTATAATAAAGCCATATGATGACAAACAAAACTTGAGTTTATCCAGATTAAAGCTACTAAAGAAGTGGTTTAACTCCCAAAAGAAGACAGAGTAGAACTATAATTTAAACTTGTAAACCACTCTGTTCCTCCAAGACCACTCAGTGTTAAAGAACTCAGTTTTCTGGTTACTATTCAGGCAGTCTGTACAAGCTCATTTAGGTGTGGAATGATGCTCCAAGGGGAAAAGTTTCTGTTCCAAGCCTCAGCTTCAGGGATAGCAGGAATCTAGTACTAGTAAGAAGAGGGCTGCTTCTATTGAAGGTAGAGTATACTGCTGAATCTTATAGCAATGGCTAATCTTTTGTGATAGAGAGGATTAAAAGAAAG
This DNA window, taken from Emys orbicularis isolate rEmyOrb1 chromosome 12, rEmyOrb1.hap1, whole genome shotgun sequence, encodes the following:
- the RAB22A gene encoding ras-related protein Rab-22A produces the protein MALRELKVCLLGDTGVGKSSIVWRFVEDSFDPNINPTIGASFMTKTVQYQNELHKFLIWDTAGQERFRALAPMYYRGSAAAIIVYDITKEETFSTLKNWVKELRQHGPPNIVVAIAGNKCDLNDVREVMEKDAKDYADSIHAIFVETSAKNAININELFIEISRRIPSTDTNPPSSGKGFKLRRQPSVTKRSCC